Proteins co-encoded in one Capillibacterium thermochitinicola genomic window:
- a CDS encoding TraR/DksA C4-type zinc finger protein, which produces MAKKCELCGKVISAERLEALPETKRCVKCAKEKGSDIVARRSEIGMDIDTYKDLLGAIRS; this is translated from the coding sequence ATGGCCAAAAAGTGCGAGCTATGTGGTAAAGTTATTTCAGCGGAGCGGCTGGAGGCTTTACCGGAAACCAAACGGTGTGTCAAGTGTGCTAAGGAGAAGGGCTCCGATATTGTCGCCCGCCGGTCCGAGATCGGGATGGATATCGACACTTATAAAGATCTGCTGGGTGCAATCCGTAGTTAA
- a CDS encoding Nif3-like dinuclear metal center hexameric protein — translation MPTVREITSILEELAPLALAESWDNVGLQVGRFDREVTGLLLALDFSAAVLAEARQKQANLIVTHHPLIFKPLNNLQFDRPGGEVWEEMIAGGFVVYAMHTNFDRAADGLNQYLAELLQLSQVEPVEEGAEEHLKLVVYVPEDHVEPVFAALTAAGAGWIGNYSHCTFRTSGVGTFLPRDGANPFFGEVGAVSSVPEVRLETIIPARKRESIIKAMLAAHPYEEVAYDLYPVVQKGGRAGLGRVGRLPKPQPFSGFLAEVKTLFNDETLRWGGFPRETVSKIAVIGGSGGKYLGQAKRKGAEVLITSDLGYHDFLHAEQLGMTIVEVGHHTIEAVGLKRIKEYLEKDQSLTPEFKARIYLSEHYIKPYSFY, via the coding sequence ATGCCGACTGTGCGGGAGATTACCTCGATCTTGGAAGAACTGGCACCCTTGGCGTTGGCCGAATCCTGGGATAACGTCGGTTTACAGGTTGGCCGCTTCGACCGCGAAGTCACCGGTCTTTTACTGGCTTTGGATTTTTCCGCGGCGGTGCTGGCTGAGGCCCGGCAGAAACAGGCAAATCTGATTGTCACTCATCACCCCTTGATCTTTAAACCCCTCAATAATCTCCAGTTTGACCGGCCCGGAGGCGAGGTTTGGGAGGAGATGATTGCTGGGGGTTTTGTTGTATATGCCATGCACACCAATTTTGACCGGGCCGCTGACGGCTTAAACCAGTACCTGGCCGAACTTTTACAGCTCAGCCAGGTGGAACCGGTGGAAGAAGGGGCCGAAGAACACCTTAAACTGGTGGTCTATGTCCCGGAAGACCACGTCGAACCGGTTTTTGCCGCTTTGACGGCGGCGGGTGCCGGTTGGATCGGCAATTATAGCCATTGCACTTTCCGGACTTCAGGGGTGGGGACGTTTTTACCGCGCGACGGGGCCAATCCCTTTTTCGGTGAAGTCGGCGCCGTTTCTTCCGTTCCGGAGGTGCGGTTGGAGACGATTATTCCGGCCCGGAAACGGGAAAGCATTATCAAAGCGATGTTGGCCGCCCATCCTTACGAAGAGGTGGCTTACGACCTCTACCCGGTCGTCCAAAAAGGCGGCCGCGCCGGACTGGGGCGGGTCGGAAGGTTACCGAAACCGCAACCGTTCTCCGGTTTTTTGGCGGAGGTCAAGACCTTGTTTAACGACGAAACCTTGCGGTGGGGCGGTTTTCCGCGGGAAACGGTAAGTAAGATCGCGGTGATCGGCGGCAGCGGCGGTAAATACCTGGGCCAGGCGAAACGGAAAGGGGCGGAGGTTCTGATCACCTCCGATCTGGGTTACCATGATTTTCTCCATGCCGAGCAGCTCGGGATGACCATAGTGGAAGTGGGACACCACACCATTGAGGCGGTTGGCCTAAAACGGATTAAGGAATATTTAGAAAAAGACCAGTCATTGACGCCTGAGTTTAAAGCACGGATCTACCTTAGTGAACACTACATAAAACCCTACTCATTCTATTAG
- the rpoD gene encoding RNA polymerase sigma factor RpoD, producing MKGKEEHEALKAAAINEILSLGKKKGVVTYKDIMDTFDHIDLAPEEIDGIYELLTSKGIDFVAEDEEPKDSEVSDSEIENDVDLSLPEGIALDDPVRMYLKEIGRVPLLSPEDELELARRAQAGDENAKRRLAEANLRLVVSIAKRYVGRGMLFLDLIQEGNLGLIKAVEKFDYHKGFKFSTYATWWIRQAITRAIADQARTIRIPVHMVETINKLIRVSRQLLQTLGREPTAEEIAEEMGMNVERVREIIKIAQEPVSLETPIGEEEDSHLGDFIEDQDVPAPAEAASFRLLKEQLEEVLDTLTSREEKVLRLRFGLEDGRARTLEEVGQVFGVTRERIRQIEAKALRKLRHPSRSKKLKDFLE from the coding sequence GTGAAAGGGAAAGAAGAGCACGAAGCACTCAAAGCAGCCGCGATCAATGAGATCCTTTCTTTAGGCAAGAAAAAGGGTGTGGTGACGTATAAGGACATCATGGACACCTTTGACCACATCGATCTTGCACCGGAGGAAATTGACGGGATCTACGAACTTTTGACCAGTAAAGGCATTGATTTTGTGGCTGAAGATGAGGAACCCAAGGACAGCGAGGTAAGCGACAGTGAAATAGAGAACGATGTCGATCTTTCCCTCCCGGAAGGCATTGCGTTGGACGATCCGGTCCGGATGTATCTGAAAGAGATCGGGCGGGTGCCCCTTTTGTCGCCGGAAGACGAATTGGAACTGGCGCGCCGGGCACAGGCCGGTGATGAAAACGCCAAACGGCGGCTGGCCGAAGCCAACCTGCGTCTGGTGGTGAGTATCGCCAAAAGGTATGTCGGCCGGGGCATGCTGTTTCTTGATCTAATCCAGGAAGGTAACCTGGGCTTGATTAAAGCCGTGGAAAAATTCGACTACCACAAAGGGTTTAAATTTAGCACCTATGCGACCTGGTGGATCCGGCAGGCGATCACGCGGGCGATCGCCGACCAAGCGCGGACGATCCGGATACCCGTCCATATGGTGGAGACCATCAATAAACTGATCCGCGTTTCCAGGCAGCTTTTGCAGACGCTGGGACGGGAACCGACCGCGGAGGAGATTGCCGAAGAGATGGGCATGAATGTGGAGCGGGTCCGTGAGATCATCAAGATTGCACAGGAGCCGGTCTCCCTTGAGACGCCGATTGGGGAAGAAGAAGACAGTCATCTGGGCGATTTCATCGAAGACCAGGATGTGCCGGCCCCGGCCGAAGCCGCTTCTTTCCGCTTGCTCAAAGAACAGCTGGAAGAGGTGCTGGACACTTTGACTTCTCGGGAGGAGAAGGTTTTGCGGCTCCGTTTTGGTCTGGAAGACGGACGCGCCCGGACTTTGGAAGAAGTTGGCCAGGTCTTTGGGGTGACCAGAGAACGGATCCGCCAGATTGAAGCCAAAGCCTTGCGGAAACTGCGTCATCCCAGCCGGAGTAAGAAGCTGAAGGATTTTCTGGAATAG
- the dnaG gene encoding DNA primase: MDRLTNEKIISDVKENNDIVAVVSEYVNLKQSGRSFTGLCPFHSEKTPSFTVSREKQLFYCFGCGAGGDVLSFIMRIENLSFGAALRFLAERANMRLPEFEPSPTGQKQKEERERLYRLNAFAAEFYKKILWQTKTGEKAVAYLEARGITRATAEKFGLGYAPPQWRALVGLFRKKGVPLDEAEKAGLVCGGAEGYYDRFRDRLLFPITDPRGRVIGFGGRILGEGQPKYLNSPETVLYQKSRSLYGLAEAREGIRRQGRVIIVEGYMDVIQAHQHGIDEVVASSGTALTPEQVRLLKRYSDKVFIAYDADAAGEAATIRGLDLLAAAGAEVRVVRLPAGEDPDSLLKKEGAAGFRRYVAESVDLFTFKLAYILEKADLATPTGKAQAVQRVFPLLTQMQNEIAREAYLKQTAAAVGVSEASIYDQWRIYKYNLRKNKQRLDIKNNQRHTNDIAPARRRQPDALAGEKELLPLERELLRGCLQEKDFFARIRRTLIEIKFSAPLYDRLRQQLVEWDLSGEWPPPADAFPPEIRGLYMELLAENQMNPLPVDLDGCLKRLRQRQLTEEIRRLEQEVAVSLDGQVEGVSPLKLQENLALLNELHKKLREEFPTFSGLI; the protein is encoded by the coding sequence ATGGATCGGTTAACAAACGAAAAGATTATTAGCGACGTAAAAGAGAATAATGATATTGTTGCGGTGGTCTCTGAGTATGTTAACCTGAAACAGAGTGGACGCTCCTTCACCGGCTTGTGCCCCTTTCATAGTGAGAAAACCCCGTCTTTTACCGTGAGCCGGGAAAAACAGCTTTTCTACTGTTTTGGCTGCGGGGCGGGGGGCGATGTCCTTTCTTTTATCATGCGGATTGAGAACCTCTCTTTTGGTGCGGCCCTTCGTTTTTTGGCCGAACGGGCGAATATGAGGTTGCCGGAGTTTGAGCCGTCGCCGACGGGGCAAAAACAGAAGGAAGAGCGGGAACGGCTTTACCGGTTGAATGCCTTTGCAGCCGAATTCTACAAGAAGATTCTCTGGCAGACCAAGACAGGGGAGAAGGCTGTGGCTTACCTGGAAGCCCGCGGGATCACCCGGGCGACGGCCGAGAAGTTTGGCCTGGGTTACGCGCCGCCCCAATGGAGGGCGCTGGTTGGCCTTTTCCGGAAAAAAGGGGTCCCCCTTGATGAGGCGGAAAAGGCCGGTCTGGTCTGCGGCGGCGCGGAAGGTTACTATGACCGTTTCCGCGACCGGTTGCTGTTTCCGATCACCGATCCCCGGGGGCGGGTGATCGGCTTCGGCGGGCGGATTCTTGGGGAAGGCCAACCGAAATACTTAAACTCACCGGAGACGGTGCTTTACCAAAAAAGCCGTTCCCTCTACGGGCTGGCGGAAGCCCGGGAAGGGATACGCCGGCAGGGACGGGTAATTATCGTTGAGGGATACATGGATGTGATCCAAGCTCACCAACATGGGATTGATGAGGTGGTTGCTTCTTCCGGGACAGCCTTGACGCCGGAACAAGTCCGCCTCTTGAAGCGTTATAGCGATAAGGTCTTTATCGCCTACGACGCCGATGCGGCCGGGGAGGCGGCAACGATCCGGGGACTGGATCTCCTGGCGGCGGCGGGGGCGGAGGTCCGCGTGGTCCGTTTGCCGGCCGGCGAAGATCCCGATTCCCTGTTGAAGAAGGAAGGAGCCGCGGGTTTTCGGCGCTACGTGGCGGAGAGTGTTGACCTATTCACCTTTAAACTGGCATATATTCTTGAGAAAGCAGATCTTGCGACCCCGACCGGAAAGGCCCAAGCGGTCCAGCGGGTCTTCCCGCTCCTCACGCAGATGCAAAATGAAATCGCCCGGGAGGCCTACCTTAAGCAAACCGCAGCGGCAGTGGGGGTCTCCGAAGCGTCCATTTACGACCAATGGCGCATATACAAGTACAATTTAAGGAAAAATAAACAACGTTTGGATATAAAAAACAACCAGCGGCATACTAATGATATTGCCCCGGCCCGCCGGCGACAACCGGACGCTTTGGCGGGGGAAAAGGAACTTTTACCGCTGGAAAGAGAACTTTTGCGGGGCTGTTTGCAGGAGAAAGATTTTTTTGCGCGAATAAGAAGAACGTTAATAGAGATCAAGTTCTCCGCCCCGCTTTACGACCGTTTACGGCAGCAACTGGTGGAGTGGGATCTGTCCGGAGAGTGGCCGCCACCGGCTGACGCTTTCCCTCCGGAAATCCGGGGCTTATATATGGAGCTGTTGGCCGAAAACCAGATGAACCCCTTGCCGGTTGACCTGGACGGTTGTCTGAAGCGACTGCGCCAGCGCCAGCTAACCGAGGAGATCCGCCGTTTGGAACAAGAGGTGGCGGTGAGCCTGGATGGGCAGGTGGAAGGGGTTTCTCCGCTTAAGTTGCAGGAGAACTTGGCGTTATTAAACGAACTCCATAAGAAACTCCGGGAAGAGTTTCCAACCTTCTCTGGCTTAATATAA
- a CDS encoding helix-turn-helix domain-containing protein — protein sequence MKEIGAILKAAREEKGLSLEDLQMLTKIRAHQLEAIEAGDFHKLPGEVYVRGFIINYAKNVGLDPEQILARYYAEKKQAVPEEPDPVPDAGAEDTASFRRVMTRKSLESTNAGMKKANRLVMASVGLVVVVGLAVGKYFAGKPAAVTTTENGPAVVTEEKATPPANSPSVAGPAEGKGQTGEAATGERETAVATPVLPADERHLVVEAREVVWLGLYQLPARTIIFEGTLQPGERREWFLAADVSLRIGNAGGVRVFYEGQDLGTLGSSGQVITREITVD from the coding sequence GTGAAAGAGATTGGAGCAATCTTAAAAGCAGCGCGCGAAGAAAAAGGATTATCCTTAGAAGATCTGCAGATGCTGACCAAGATTCGGGCCCACCAGTTGGAAGCCATAGAAGCGGGCGATTTTCATAAACTCCCTGGAGAGGTTTATGTACGTGGTTTCATCATCAACTACGCCAAAAATGTGGGGTTGGACCCCGAGCAGATTTTGGCGCGGTATTATGCAGAGAAGAAACAGGCGGTTCCGGAAGAACCCGACCCGGTACCGGACGCCGGAGCGGAAGACACCGCTTCCTTCCGAAGGGTCATGACCCGGAAAAGTTTGGAGAGTACGAATGCGGGAATGAAGAAAGCCAATCGTTTGGTGATGGCCAGTGTCGGCCTGGTTGTGGTGGTCGGGCTCGCGGTCGGGAAGTATTTTGCCGGGAAGCCGGCTGCGGTTACCACGACGGAGAACGGACCGGCGGTGGTGACGGAAGAGAAGGCTACGCCTCCCGCCAATTCACCATCGGTGGCCGGGCCGGCGGAAGGCAAGGGCCAGACGGGAGAAGCCGCTACGGGAGAGCGGGAAACAGCCGTTGCGACACCGGTTTTGCCCGCGGATGAAAGACACCTGGTCGTAGAAGCTCGCGAAGTGGTCTGGCTTGGTCTTTACCAGTTGCCGGCCCGCACCATCATCTTTGAAGGCACCCTCCAGCCCGGCGAAAGGCGCGAATGGTTCCTGGCTGCCGATGTCTCCTTACGGATTGGTAATGCCGGGGGCGTCCGTGTCTTTTATGAAGGACAGGATCTCGGGACCCTTGGCTCCTCCGGGCAGGTGATTACGAGGGAGATCACGGTGGACTAA
- a CDS encoding DNA translocase FtsK, which translates to MGKKQSGQPSRTENRPERSDRQKELKTEILGVVYLGLAVLLFLSLQMKETGSFGEAVRRVLYTVTGKKGSFLLPVLFAALGWQLLKNHRKFSLTYRYLGVILGCFWGILLIHLLSVGVPAEPLPFAYQEGGGAVASVILYGLNRIFSVLGTIVVLSLLLLIAVILMLDRPLLQFLADLQSRIGQKIFRLFRHRKTQVNLPYEQVSAATEEKPVVPVREPRGKTEERRKEPRHRRKEQSPREVPALMAVTGGRQLGPYQLPALDLLQPPPRPRRNQKLLDQSNQLEATLASFGVQAQVTAVHQGPVITRYEIQPAPGVKVSRIVNLANDLALALAARGLRIEAPIPGKSAVGIEVPNQEARVVTLREVIESRAFWSAGKLGIAMGVDITGEPSVANLDRMPHLLIAGATGSGKSVCLNALLLSLLYRASPVEVKLVLIDPKRVELSVYDGIPHLAAPVVTEAKKAAAVLKAVVAEMEARYKAFAEKGVRDIARYNRAVKADELPMPYMVVVIDELADLMMVAPVDVEDAICRLAQMARATGIHLVVATQRPSVDVITGLIKANIPSRIAFAVSSQVDSRTILDSAGAEQLLGRGDMLFAPVGALKPVRLQGALVSDEEIKLVTDHWRRQGDPEYVETLANPPAAEARGDLTAEEDELFWDAVQLVIDQEQASASSLQRRFRIGYTRAARLIDMMEEKGFVGPHEGSKPRAVLINRRQLEELRKNNS; encoded by the coding sequence ATGGGGAAAAAACAAAGCGGGCAACCGTCCCGAACCGAAAACCGTCCGGAACGCAGTGACCGGCAGAAGGAGTTAAAAACGGAGATCCTTGGCGTGGTCTATTTGGGCTTGGCCGTCCTGCTTTTTTTGTCTTTACAGATGAAAGAGACGGGGAGCTTTGGCGAGGCGGTCCGGCGGGTTTTATACACGGTCACCGGGAAGAAGGGTTCTTTTCTTTTGCCAGTGCTTTTTGCCGCTTTGGGTTGGCAATTGCTGAAAAATCACCGTAAATTTTCCTTAACCTACCGTTATCTAGGTGTAATCCTCGGTTGTTTCTGGGGAATTCTCCTGATTCATTTGCTTTCCGTCGGGGTGCCGGCGGAGCCCTTGCCCTTTGCTTACCAGGAAGGCGGCGGGGCGGTGGCCAGCGTTATTTTGTACGGATTGAACCGGATCTTCTCCGTCCTGGGGACGATTGTGGTATTGAGCTTACTACTGCTAATAGCGGTCATTCTTATGCTTGACCGCCCTTTGCTTCAGTTTTTGGCCGACCTCCAAAGTCGCATCGGCCAGAAAATCTTCCGGCTTTTTCGGCACCGGAAAACCCAAGTTAACCTCCCTTATGAACAGGTTTCGGCGGCGACGGAAGAAAAACCGGTTGTCCCTGTGCGGGAGCCCCGGGGAAAAACGGAGGAACGCCGGAAGGAACCCCGTCACCGCCGCAAGGAACAGTCACCGCGGGAAGTTCCGGCGTTGATGGCGGTTACCGGCGGTCGGCAGTTGGGCCCCTACCAATTACCGGCCCTTGATCTTTTGCAACCGCCGCCCCGGCCCCGCAGAAACCAGAAACTGTTGGACCAATCGAACCAACTGGAGGCGACACTGGCTTCCTTTGGTGTGCAGGCCCAGGTCACGGCGGTCCATCAGGGTCCGGTTATTACCCGTTACGAAATCCAGCCGGCGCCGGGCGTCAAGGTGAGCCGGATTGTGAACCTGGCCAACGACTTGGCTTTGGCGCTGGCGGCGCGGGGGCTGCGGATCGAAGCGCCGATTCCCGGCAAATCGGCGGTCGGGATCGAAGTACCCAACCAGGAAGCGCGGGTTGTTACCCTCCGCGAAGTCATCGAGTCCCGTGCTTTTTGGAGCGCCGGAAAACTGGGGATCGCCATGGGGGTGGACATCACCGGGGAACCGAGTGTGGCCAACCTGGACCGCATGCCCCACCTTTTGATTGCGGGGGCGACCGGCTCCGGGAAAAGTGTCTGCCTGAATGCTTTACTGCTTTCCCTTTTATACCGGGCCTCACCGGTGGAGGTGAAACTGGTTCTGATTGACCCGAAACGGGTTGAGCTGTCGGTTTATGACGGCATTCCCCATCTGGCCGCGCCCGTGGTTACCGAGGCGAAAAAGGCGGCCGCGGTGCTCAAGGCAGTTGTGGCGGAGATGGAGGCGCGGTACAAGGCCTTTGCCGAAAAAGGGGTACGGGATATTGCCCGCTATAACCGGGCGGTGAAGGCGGATGAGCTCCCCATGCCCTATATGGTCGTGGTTATTGATGAGTTGGCCGATTTGATGATGGTGGCCCCGGTGGACGTGGAGGATGCCATCTGTCGCTTGGCCCAGATGGCACGGGCGACCGGGATTCACCTGGTGGTGGCCACCCAAAGACCGTCGGTGGATGTGATCACCGGCTTAATCAAGGCCAATATTCCGTCCCGGATTGCCTTTGCCGTTTCTTCGCAGGTGGACTCGCGGACAATTCTGGATAGTGCCGGGGCCGAACAGTTGTTGGGCCGGGGCGATATGCTCTTTGCGCCGGTGGGTGCTTTAAAACCCGTCCGGTTGCAAGGGGCTTTGGTCTCGGATGAAGAGATTAAACTGGTCACCGATCATTGGCGGCGGCAAGGGGACCCCGAGTACGTGGAGACCCTGGCCAATCCACCGGCGGCGGAAGCCCGGGGTGACCTGACGGCAGAAGAAGATGAACTGTTCTGGGATGCGGTGCAATTGGTGATCGATCAGGAACAGGCTTCCGCTTCTTCCCTGCAGCGCCGCTTCCGGATTGGTTATACGCGGGCGGCCCGTTTGATTGATATGATGGAAGAGAAAGGCTTTGTCGGCCCGCACGAAGGGAGTAAACCCCGGGCCGTGCTGATCAACCGCCGCCAGCTGGAAGAGCTTAGAAAGAACAATTCTTAA
- a CDS encoding Na/Pi cotransporter family protein codes for MASVMQEIIFGLAGGLGLFLLGFALMGIGFQNVAGDKIYQFMEETKNPLVAMGTGFLMTLTLQETGAATVLLMGLLGSRLIHLKQGICVMLGINLGATLLVHLTSFQIGSYAYLAVGLGFLLYAFGKKHHIQYLGFTALGFGLVFIGLNTMTAAMKPVLENLPLQATLTSIRISPFFGYLLGFFSTALVQNNIATIGLLQALLRQVALGGEESLFLFLPEILPFLLGTCLGVGVIASMAALRGNMLTKRAVWAHWLILGTTTMGLLLFRAPLAQAASWATLQLWGLLEAGKNLVFSSFPASMVPTGARLLTKEVAMTHTLANLLMVLIWLPLSGPLAQFLSERITWFWRQQEEESRDRQYLNEKFYPTPGLALRGAAKEIMRTAQIAIDMLYFARIAFFKGQSSAIKDIAKKEDIVDERRRQITLYLSTLLSKSLLTAPQSRYLAGLIQVINDVERIADHAEHIGEYAQAKVEEKLPFSQVAMDEIGLLYDKVLDICKKALIALEEDDPVLARQVLEREMVIDKLQEEMRQNHINRLNQGRCWPGSGIIYLDLLANLERVADHAANMAEVTLVGKEELI; via the coding sequence ATGGCAAGCGTGATGCAGGAGATTATTTTCGGCTTGGCGGGCGGGCTCGGTCTTTTTTTACTGGGCTTTGCGCTGATGGGGATCGGTTTTCAAAATGTGGCGGGCGATAAAATTTACCAGTTTATGGAAGAGACCAAGAATCCACTGGTCGCCATGGGAACCGGCTTTTTAATGACGCTGACCCTTCAGGAAACGGGGGCGGCGACGGTTTTGCTGATGGGGCTTTTGGGGTCCAGGTTGATCCATCTTAAACAAGGAATCTGTGTCATGCTCGGAATCAACCTGGGAGCGACGTTGCTTGTGCATTTAACGTCATTTCAGATCGGAAGTTATGCGTATCTTGCGGTTGGTCTCGGTTTCCTCCTGTATGCTTTTGGGAAGAAGCATCATATACAGTATCTGGGTTTTACCGCGCTTGGCTTTGGCTTGGTTTTTATCGGCTTAAACACTATGACGGCGGCCATGAAACCGGTGCTTGAAAACTTGCCATTACAGGCGACTTTAACGTCGATCCGGATTTCGCCCTTCTTCGGATATTTACTCGGTTTTTTCTCCACGGCCCTGGTGCAGAACAACATTGCCACCATCGGCCTTTTACAAGCCTTGCTCCGGCAGGTGGCCTTGGGGGGAGAGGAAAGTCTTTTCCTGTTTTTACCTGAGATCTTACCCTTTTTACTGGGGACGTGTTTGGGGGTGGGGGTAATTGCCAGCATGGCGGCGCTTAGAGGTAACATGCTCACGAAAAGAGCCGTCTGGGCCCATTGGTTGATCTTAGGAACAACAACGATGGGCCTCCTTCTTTTCCGCGCACCTTTGGCGCAGGCGGCCAGCTGGGCCACTCTTCAGCTTTGGGGCTTGCTCGAGGCCGGGAAAAACCTGGTCTTTTCTTCCTTTCCGGCCAGTATGGTCCCGACCGGTGCCAGGTTGTTGACGAAGGAGGTTGCGATGACCCACACTTTGGCCAATTTGCTCATGGTCCTTATCTGGTTACCTCTGTCCGGTCCGCTTGCCCAGTTTCTGAGCGAACGGATCACCTGGTTCTGGCGGCAGCAGGAGGAAGAGAGCAGGGATCGGCAATACTTGAACGAAAAGTTTTACCCGACACCTGGTTTGGCCTTGCGGGGTGCGGCCAAAGAGATCATGCGCACCGCGCAGATCGCTATTGATATGCTTTATTTTGCCCGGATTGCCTTTTTCAAAGGCCAGTCTTCTGCCATTAAAGATATTGCCAAAAAAGAGGATATTGTTGATGAACGACGTAGGCAGATCACCCTTTATCTCTCCACTTTACTTTCGAAAAGTCTCCTTACGGCCCCCCAATCGCGGTATTTGGCCGGATTAATTCAAGTGATCAATGATGTGGAGCGTATCGCCGATCATGCGGAACATATTGGCGAGTACGCCCAGGCGAAGGTGGAGGAGAAACTGCCTTTTTCGCAGGTGGCGATGGATGAGATCGGACTGCTTTACGATAAAGTATTGGATATTTGTAAGAAAGCCCTGATTGCGTTGGAGGAAGACGACCCGGTTCTGGCCCGGCAAGTGTTGGAGCGCGAGATGGTCATCGACAAGCTGCAGGAGGAGATGCGCCAGAACCATATCAACCGGCTCAACCAAGGACGGTGCTGGCCCGGTTCGGGCATCATCTATCTGGATCTGCTGGCCAATTTGGAACGGGTGGCGGACCATGCCGCCAATATGGCGGAAGTGACCTTGGTCGGGAAGGAGGAGCTGATCTAA
- a CDS encoding YlzJ-like family protein, with amino-acid sequence MLFYSIYPLAVVFAEEEESENREQWREIEVEGKTVLVTVNSRGERVITRLLSTDPADYLDPRWTPGNVIV; translated from the coding sequence ATGCTGTTCTATTCGATCTACCCCTTAGCGGTGGTTTTCGCGGAGGAGGAGGAATCGGAAAACCGGGAACAATGGCGCGAGATCGAAGTGGAGGGCAAAACGGTGCTGGTTACGGTCAATAGCCGGGGCGAGCGGGTGATCACCCGCCTGCTTAGTACCGATCCTGCCGATTACCTGGATCCCCGCTGGACACCGGGGAATGTAATTGTTTAG